Proteins from one Clupea harengus chromosome 17, Ch_v2.0.2, whole genome shotgun sequence genomic window:
- the mybl1 gene encoding myb-related protein A isoform X3 yields MANNMKSRSEDEDDERHSTDPDCRDTKNSKKTSGKIKWSREEDERLKKLVEQHGTDTWRLIANYFPNRTDGQCQHRWQKVLNPELVKGPWTKEEDQRVIELVHKYGPKRWSVIAKHLQGRIGKQCRERWHNHLNPDVKKSSWTQEEDCIIYDAHKRLGNRWAEISKLLPGRTDNSIKNHWNSTMKRKVEHEGYLQYSCRTYGSDQSQKRRHKTCSSGERLHDQSPMAMSGPAQHGGYSYDSLSSQCLDSIAEGSSFMSNPEQYSSWSDSLTDDTMTTTGSLEDGSMEMCRSDEGGRGSGMSHYISPSKFLAVEASAVLSTLQTIPEFAETMELIDSMCFALQDPGAWSEVASFDLSDGATPPKHLHRPYHPSDRGHAGMGYHLDTPSAPDMGKHCTSQGKLVPHGSPNMGGFGTPTSFVRKKRKERGDQSPTGEHISPKGTPVKALPFSPSQFFNISGGENLSMDNPALTSTPVCGQKCFLNTPQQKETTPKHQKENAGFRTPKVRKSIMGHTPRTPTPFKNALAAQEKMHGPLKMVPQPLAFLEEDIREVLKEETGADIFTQSEMRSEYGAWKHELEAPARKVRKSLVLDSWGKDCLNVQLFSQEQLDNNGNDADALLTSSLLMPLHPKQDESMCSPGSEDDEACVPVCPISPLGKEQATPKSPPYQAAAPESSDWEAVVYGKTEDQLIMTEQARRYLSAYPTGCSSRALVL; encoded by the exons ATGGCCAACAACATGAAATCACGAAG cgAGGATGAGGACGATGAACGTCACTCCACAGACCCTGACTGCAGGGACACAAAGAACTCCAAGAAGACGTCAGGGAAAATCAAATGGTCAAGGGAAGAG GACGAGAGACTTAAGAAGCTAGTGGAGCAGCATGGGACCGACACCTGGAGGTTAATTGCTAATTACTTCCCA AACAGGACAGATGGCCAGTGTCAGCACCGCTGGCAGAAGGTACTCAACCCCGAGCTGGTGAAAGGACCCTGGACAAAGGAGGAGGATCAAAGA GTGATTGAGCTGGTCCACAAATATGGACCCAAACGCTGGTCGGTCATTGCCAAGCACTTGCAGGGGCGCATTGGCAAACAGTGCCGAGAGCGCTGGCACAACCACCTCAACCCGGATGTGAAGAAGTCCTCCTGGACGCAAGAGGAGGACTGCATCATCTACGACGCACACAAGCGCCTGGGCAACCGCTGGGCAGAAATCTCCAAACTGCTTCCCGGAAG GACGGACAACTCCATCAAGAATCACTGGAACTCCACCATGAAGAGAAAGGTGGAGCACGAGGGCTACCTGCAGTACAGCTGCCGGACGTACGGCTCCGACCAATCCCAGAAGAGGCGGCACAAGACCTGCTCCTCGGGGGAGCGCCTGCACGACCAGAGCCCCATGGCCATGAGTGGGCCAGCACAG CACGGAGGATACTCCTATGATTCCCTGAGTAGTCAGTGTCTGGACAGCATCGCGGAGGGCTCGAGCTTCATGTCG AATCCAGAGCAGTATTCCAGCTGGTCAGACAGCCTGACGGATGACACCATGACGACCACCGGAAGCCTGGAAGATGGGAGCATGGAGATGTGCCGATCggacgagggagggagagggtccGGAATGTCACATTACATTTCCCCAAGCAAATTTCTGGCAGTGGAGGCTAGCGCCGTCCTCTCCACCCTGCAGACCATTCCGGAGTTCGCCGAGACCATGGAACTCATCGACTCG ATGTGTTTTGCATTGCAGGACCCAGGAGCCTGGAGTGAGGTGGCCAGCTTTGACCTCTCCGATGGGGCTACCCCTCCCAAACACCTCCACCGACCCTACCACCCCTCAGACAGAGGTCATGCGGGTATGGGGTACCACCTGGACACCCCTTCTGCCCCTGACATGGGCAAGCACTGCACCAGCCAGGGCAAGCTGGTCCCTCACGGCTCCCCCAACATGGGCGGGTTTGGCACCCCGACGTCATTCgtgagaaagaagaggaaggagaggggggaccAGTCCCCCACGGGGGAGCATATCTCACCCAAGGGCACGCCTGTCAAGGCCCTGCCCTTCTCCCCATCACAG TTCTTCAACATATCAGGGGGAGAGAACTTAAGCATGGACAATCCTGCACTTACATCAACGCCAGTATGTGGTCAGAAGTGCTTCCTGAACACACCCCAGCAGAAAGAGACCACCCCCAAACACCAGAAGGAAAATGCTGg TTTCAGAACCCCTAAGGTGCGTAAATCTATCATGGGACACACGCCGAGGACTCCCACCCCCTTCAAAAATGCCCTGGCTGCCCAGGAGAAGATGCACGGGCCGCTAAAGATGGTG CCTCAGCCCTTGGCTTTCCTGGAAGAGGACATCCGTGAGGTCTTGAAGGAGGAGACGGGTGCTGACATCTTCACCCAATCAGAGATGCGTTCGGAGTACGGTGCCTGGAAACATGAG CTGGAAGCGCCTGCTAGAAAGGTCCGGAAGTCTCTGGTGCTGGACTCCTGGGGGAAAGACTGCCTCAATGTCCAACTCTTCTCACAGGAGCAGCTCGACAACAATGGCAATGAT GCTGACGCCCTGCTGACGAGTTCCCTGCTGATGCCGCTGCACcccaagcaggacgagagcatGTGCTCCCCGGGCTCCGAGGATGACGAGGCCTGCgtccctgtctgtcccatcaGCCCCCTGGGCAAGGAGCAGGCCACCCCCAAGAGCCCCCCTTACCAGGCTGCAGCGCCG GAGAGCAGCGACTGGGAAGCAGTGGTTTATGGGAAGACGGAGGACCAGCTGATCATGACGGAGCAGGCCAGGCGCTACCTGAGTGCCTATCCCACCGGCTGCTCCTCAAGGGCCCTAGTGCTCTGA
- the mybl1 gene encoding myb-related protein A isoform X2 codes for MANNMKSRSEDEDDERHSTDPDCRDTKNSKKTSGKIKWSREEDERLKKLVEQHGTDTWRLIANYFPNRTDGQCQHRWQKVLNPELVKGPWTKEEDQRVIELVHKYGPKRWSVIAKHLQGRIGKQCRERWHNHLNPDVKKSSWTQEEDCIIYDAHKRLGNRWAEISKLLPGRTDNSIKNHWNSTMKRKVEHEGYLQYSCRTYGSDQSQKRRHKTCSSGERLHDQSPMAMSGPAQHGGYSYDSLSSQCLDSIAEGSSFMSPCPDDPHKEQRIKELELLLMSAENEVRRQSGSRNPEQYSSWSDSLTDDTMTTTGSLEDGSMEMCRSDEGGRGSGMSHYISPSKFLAVEASAVLSTLQTIPEFAETMELIDSDPGAWSEVASFDLSDGATPPKHLHRPYHPSDRGHAGMGYHLDTPSAPDMGKHCTSQGKLVPHGSPNMGGFGTPTSFVRKKRKERGDQSPTGEHISPKGTPVKALPFSPSQFFNISGGENLSMDNPALTSTPVCGQKCFLNTPQQKETTPKHQKENAGFRTPKVRKSIMGHTPRTPTPFKNALAAQEKMHGPLKMVPQPLAFLEEDIREVLKEETGADIFTQSEMRSEYGAWKHELEAPARKVRKSLVLDSWGKDCLNVQLFSQEQLDNNGNDADALLTSSLLMPLHPKQDESMCSPGSEDDEACVPVCPISPLGKEQATPKSPPYQAAAPESSDWEAVVYGKTEDQLIMTEQARRYLSAYPTGCSSRALVL; via the exons ATGGCCAACAACATGAAATCACGAAG cgAGGATGAGGACGATGAACGTCACTCCACAGACCCTGACTGCAGGGACACAAAGAACTCCAAGAAGACGTCAGGGAAAATCAAATGGTCAAGGGAAGAG GACGAGAGACTTAAGAAGCTAGTGGAGCAGCATGGGACCGACACCTGGAGGTTAATTGCTAATTACTTCCCA AACAGGACAGATGGCCAGTGTCAGCACCGCTGGCAGAAGGTACTCAACCCCGAGCTGGTGAAAGGACCCTGGACAAAGGAGGAGGATCAAAGA GTGATTGAGCTGGTCCACAAATATGGACCCAAACGCTGGTCGGTCATTGCCAAGCACTTGCAGGGGCGCATTGGCAAACAGTGCCGAGAGCGCTGGCACAACCACCTCAACCCGGATGTGAAGAAGTCCTCCTGGACGCAAGAGGAGGACTGCATCATCTACGACGCACACAAGCGCCTGGGCAACCGCTGGGCAGAAATCTCCAAACTGCTTCCCGGAAG GACGGACAACTCCATCAAGAATCACTGGAACTCCACCATGAAGAGAAAGGTGGAGCACGAGGGCTACCTGCAGTACAGCTGCCGGACGTACGGCTCCGACCAATCCCAGAAGAGGCGGCACAAGACCTGCTCCTCGGGGGAGCGCCTGCACGACCAGAGCCCCATGGCCATGAGTGGGCCAGCACAG CACGGAGGATACTCCTATGATTCCCTGAGTAGTCAGTGTCTGGACAGCATCGCGGAGGGCTCGAGCTTCATGTCG CCGTGCCCTGACGACCCTCACAAAGAGCAGAGAATAAAGGAGCTAGAGCTGCTGCTTATGTCAGCAGAGAACGAAGTCAGAAGACAGTCCGGCTCTCGT AATCCAGAGCAGTATTCCAGCTGGTCAGACAGCCTGACGGATGACACCATGACGACCACCGGAAGCCTGGAAGATGGGAGCATGGAGATGTGCCGATCggacgagggagggagagggtccGGAATGTCACATTACATTTCCCCAAGCAAATTTCTGGCAGTGGAGGCTAGCGCCGTCCTCTCCACCCTGCAGACCATTCCGGAGTTCGCCGAGACCATGGAACTCATCGACTCG GACCCAGGAGCCTGGAGTGAGGTGGCCAGCTTTGACCTCTCCGATGGGGCTACCCCTCCCAAACACCTCCACCGACCCTACCACCCCTCAGACAGAGGTCATGCGGGTATGGGGTACCACCTGGACACCCCTTCTGCCCCTGACATGGGCAAGCACTGCACCAGCCAGGGCAAGCTGGTCCCTCACGGCTCCCCCAACATGGGCGGGTTTGGCACCCCGACGTCATTCgtgagaaagaagaggaaggagaggggggaccAGTCCCCCACGGGGGAGCATATCTCACCCAAGGGCACGCCTGTCAAGGCCCTGCCCTTCTCCCCATCACAG TTCTTCAACATATCAGGGGGAGAGAACTTAAGCATGGACAATCCTGCACTTACATCAACGCCAGTATGTGGTCAGAAGTGCTTCCTGAACACACCCCAGCAGAAAGAGACCACCCCCAAACACCAGAAGGAAAATGCTGg TTTCAGAACCCCTAAGGTGCGTAAATCTATCATGGGACACACGCCGAGGACTCCCACCCCCTTCAAAAATGCCCTGGCTGCCCAGGAGAAGATGCACGGGCCGCTAAAGATGGTG CCTCAGCCCTTGGCTTTCCTGGAAGAGGACATCCGTGAGGTCTTGAAGGAGGAGACGGGTGCTGACATCTTCACCCAATCAGAGATGCGTTCGGAGTACGGTGCCTGGAAACATGAG CTGGAAGCGCCTGCTAGAAAGGTCCGGAAGTCTCTGGTGCTGGACTCCTGGGGGAAAGACTGCCTCAATGTCCAACTCTTCTCACAGGAGCAGCTCGACAACAATGGCAATGAT GCTGACGCCCTGCTGACGAGTTCCCTGCTGATGCCGCTGCACcccaagcaggacgagagcatGTGCTCCCCGGGCTCCGAGGATGACGAGGCCTGCgtccctgtctgtcccatcaGCCCCCTGGGCAAGGAGCAGGCCACCCCCAAGAGCCCCCCTTACCAGGCTGCAGCGCCG GAGAGCAGCGACTGGGAAGCAGTGGTTTATGGGAAGACGGAGGACCAGCTGATCATGACGGAGCAGGCCAGGCGCTACCTGAGTGCCTATCCCACCGGCTGCTCCTCAAGGGCCCTAGTGCTCTGA
- the mybl1 gene encoding myb-related protein A isoform X1: MANNMKSRSEDEDDERHSTDPDCRDTKNSKKTSGKIKWSREEDERLKKLVEQHGTDTWRLIANYFPNRTDGQCQHRWQKVLNPELVKGPWTKEEDQRVIELVHKYGPKRWSVIAKHLQGRIGKQCRERWHNHLNPDVKKSSWTQEEDCIIYDAHKRLGNRWAEISKLLPGRTDNSIKNHWNSTMKRKVEHEGYLQYSCRTYGSDQSQKRRHKTCSSGERLHDQSPMAMSGPAQHGGYSYDSLSSQCLDSIAEGSSFMSPCPDDPHKEQRIKELELLLMSAENEVRRQSGSRNPEQYSSWSDSLTDDTMTTTGSLEDGSMEMCRSDEGGRGSGMSHYISPSKFLAVEASAVLSTLQTIPEFAETMELIDSMCFALQDPGAWSEVASFDLSDGATPPKHLHRPYHPSDRGHAGMGYHLDTPSAPDMGKHCTSQGKLVPHGSPNMGGFGTPTSFVRKKRKERGDQSPTGEHISPKGTPVKALPFSPSQFFNISGGENLSMDNPALTSTPVCGQKCFLNTPQQKETTPKHQKENAGFRTPKVRKSIMGHTPRTPTPFKNALAAQEKMHGPLKMVPQPLAFLEEDIREVLKEETGADIFTQSEMRSEYGAWKHELEAPARKVRKSLVLDSWGKDCLNVQLFSQEQLDNNGNDADALLTSSLLMPLHPKQDESMCSPGSEDDEACVPVCPISPLGKEQATPKSPPYQAAAPESSDWEAVVYGKTEDQLIMTEQARRYLSAYPTGCSSRALVL; this comes from the exons ATGGCCAACAACATGAAATCACGAAG cgAGGATGAGGACGATGAACGTCACTCCACAGACCCTGACTGCAGGGACACAAAGAACTCCAAGAAGACGTCAGGGAAAATCAAATGGTCAAGGGAAGAG GACGAGAGACTTAAGAAGCTAGTGGAGCAGCATGGGACCGACACCTGGAGGTTAATTGCTAATTACTTCCCA AACAGGACAGATGGCCAGTGTCAGCACCGCTGGCAGAAGGTACTCAACCCCGAGCTGGTGAAAGGACCCTGGACAAAGGAGGAGGATCAAAGA GTGATTGAGCTGGTCCACAAATATGGACCCAAACGCTGGTCGGTCATTGCCAAGCACTTGCAGGGGCGCATTGGCAAACAGTGCCGAGAGCGCTGGCACAACCACCTCAACCCGGATGTGAAGAAGTCCTCCTGGACGCAAGAGGAGGACTGCATCATCTACGACGCACACAAGCGCCTGGGCAACCGCTGGGCAGAAATCTCCAAACTGCTTCCCGGAAG GACGGACAACTCCATCAAGAATCACTGGAACTCCACCATGAAGAGAAAGGTGGAGCACGAGGGCTACCTGCAGTACAGCTGCCGGACGTACGGCTCCGACCAATCCCAGAAGAGGCGGCACAAGACCTGCTCCTCGGGGGAGCGCCTGCACGACCAGAGCCCCATGGCCATGAGTGGGCCAGCACAG CACGGAGGATACTCCTATGATTCCCTGAGTAGTCAGTGTCTGGACAGCATCGCGGAGGGCTCGAGCTTCATGTCG CCGTGCCCTGACGACCCTCACAAAGAGCAGAGAATAAAGGAGCTAGAGCTGCTGCTTATGTCAGCAGAGAACGAAGTCAGAAGACAGTCCGGCTCTCGT AATCCAGAGCAGTATTCCAGCTGGTCAGACAGCCTGACGGATGACACCATGACGACCACCGGAAGCCTGGAAGATGGGAGCATGGAGATGTGCCGATCggacgagggagggagagggtccGGAATGTCACATTACATTTCCCCAAGCAAATTTCTGGCAGTGGAGGCTAGCGCCGTCCTCTCCACCCTGCAGACCATTCCGGAGTTCGCCGAGACCATGGAACTCATCGACTCG ATGTGTTTTGCATTGCAGGACCCAGGAGCCTGGAGTGAGGTGGCCAGCTTTGACCTCTCCGATGGGGCTACCCCTCCCAAACACCTCCACCGACCCTACCACCCCTCAGACAGAGGTCATGCGGGTATGGGGTACCACCTGGACACCCCTTCTGCCCCTGACATGGGCAAGCACTGCACCAGCCAGGGCAAGCTGGTCCCTCACGGCTCCCCCAACATGGGCGGGTTTGGCACCCCGACGTCATTCgtgagaaagaagaggaaggagaggggggaccAGTCCCCCACGGGGGAGCATATCTCACCCAAGGGCACGCCTGTCAAGGCCCTGCCCTTCTCCCCATCACAG TTCTTCAACATATCAGGGGGAGAGAACTTAAGCATGGACAATCCTGCACTTACATCAACGCCAGTATGTGGTCAGAAGTGCTTCCTGAACACACCCCAGCAGAAAGAGACCACCCCCAAACACCAGAAGGAAAATGCTGg TTTCAGAACCCCTAAGGTGCGTAAATCTATCATGGGACACACGCCGAGGACTCCCACCCCCTTCAAAAATGCCCTGGCTGCCCAGGAGAAGATGCACGGGCCGCTAAAGATGGTG CCTCAGCCCTTGGCTTTCCTGGAAGAGGACATCCGTGAGGTCTTGAAGGAGGAGACGGGTGCTGACATCTTCACCCAATCAGAGATGCGTTCGGAGTACGGTGCCTGGAAACATGAG CTGGAAGCGCCTGCTAGAAAGGTCCGGAAGTCTCTGGTGCTGGACTCCTGGGGGAAAGACTGCCTCAATGTCCAACTCTTCTCACAGGAGCAGCTCGACAACAATGGCAATGAT GCTGACGCCCTGCTGACGAGTTCCCTGCTGATGCCGCTGCACcccaagcaggacgagagcatGTGCTCCCCGGGCTCCGAGGATGACGAGGCCTGCgtccctgtctgtcccatcaGCCCCCTGGGCAAGGAGCAGGCCACCCCCAAGAGCCCCCCTTACCAGGCTGCAGCGCCG GAGAGCAGCGACTGGGAAGCAGTGGTTTATGGGAAGACGGAGGACCAGCTGATCATGACGGAGCAGGCCAGGCGCTACCTGAGTGCCTATCCCACCGGCTGCTCCTCAAGGGCCCTAGTGCTCTGA